One Meles meles chromosome 13, mMelMel3.1 paternal haplotype, whole genome shotgun sequence DNA segment encodes these proteins:
- the FAM24B gene encoding protein FAM24B has protein sequence MFCIGGGILVAILVLMGVVICLYYKIADALRPPKAPLCLALKSNPALLTQDKVAAAAALTAGSYPNLQCCDECNLYADFDNLPPCFCDVNEGL, from the exons ATGTTCTGCATTGGTGGCGGTATCCTGGTGGCCATTCTTGTGCTGATGGGTGTTGTCATCTGTCTTTACTACAAAATAGCCGACGCGTTGAG ACCTCCAAAGGCACCCCTTTGTTTGGCCTTAAAGAGTAATCCAGCCCTGCTCACTCAGGACAAGGTTGCTGCGGCTGCAGCCCTCACCGCTGGGTCCTATCCCAACCTGCAGTGCTGTGACGAATGTAACTTATATGCCGACTTTGATAACCTGCCACCGTGCTTCTGTGACGTAAACGAGGGACTCTGA